One genomic region from Neospora caninum Liverpool complete genome, chromosome V encodes:
- a CDS encoding Anaphase-promoting complex subunit 11, related — MSGAEDPTSPMDVGASAPPASSSGAAEDETSSEVPVRRFEVKKWSAVALWSWDIVVDNCAICRNHIMDLCIECQASQGGSSSEECTVAWGVCNHAFHFHCISRWLKTRQVCPLDNADWEFQKYGR; from the exons ATGTCGGGCGCAGAAGACCCTACTTCTCCCATGGACGTCGGCGCGTCCGCCCCTCCGGCCTCCAGTAGCGGAGCTGCCGAAGACGAAACCTCCTCCGAGGTTCCTGTCCGGAGATTTGAAGTTAAAAAGTGGTCTGCAGTCGCCCTCTGGTCGTGGGACATCGTCGTCGACAACTGTGCAATTTGCCGAAACCACATCATGGACTTGTGTATCGAGTGCCAGGCGAGTCAG GGAGGCTCCAGTTCCGAGGAGTGCACCGTCGCCTGGGGCGTGTGCAATCACGCGTTCCACTTCCACTGCATCTCCAGATGGCTTAAGACCCGGCAAGTCTGCCCACTGGACAATGCAGACTGGGAATTTCAAAAGTATGGGCGGTAg